In the genome of Passer domesticus isolate bPasDom1 chromosome 2, bPasDom1.hap1, whole genome shotgun sequence, the window AACCAGCCTAAGAAAGGGACAGCAGCAAACTCCAACATCCACGTGCAGAGTCCAGAGGACTGTGGAGAGCTTGCTCCCCAGCCTGTGGAGCAAGAAGTCCCTAATCCATCGGATGCAGAGGCTGCACATGTTCCTTCCCCAAGGAATGGGGAATGCTGCAACACTCTGTCACAAAGCACTCATGCCTGGCATccagaagcagagctgccatTGGGTATTGATCCCTGTGGGAGAGGGGAGGCGGCAGCAGTACTGGTTACAGACACTCCGGAGCACGAGTACGGCCTCAAGGTCACCTGGAGACGGCGGCCGCACATAATGAAGCACCTGCGGCAGCAGGGCAAGCTGAGCGCCGCGGACATCCTGGTGAAGGCAGACATGGAGCTCCCGAGAAGGCAGGCCCACACCTGACCCGGAGGGAGCCGCCACTCGCTGCGTGCAGGGACACGCCCGAACAAGAGGCTGGCGCTTCGGGGCTCAGCAGGGGACGTGATTCAGCCAGGCCCTCTACAACGCCGGGCAGAGCCGCCGAGAAGCGCCGAGGCGGGCGCGGGGGAGGGTCCTGGCgacggggggggggggtggggtggggtctTTTGGGGCGGTCTTCCGTGGGGAAGTGTGTCTGGCAGAGCTTTGTGCCCCGCGCGGTTCCCGCCGGGACTGTTGCCCGCTcccggcggaggcggcgggcggCTCCCGCACCGAGGGACGGGTGTGGCCCTTGCGTTCCGCCGCGCGTGCGCGGCACCGCGGCCAATCGGCGGGCGGCGTGCTCGCGGCCGCGGCCAATGGCGACGCGCCTCAGTGCCGCGCGCCGTTGCTAAGGGCAGCGGCGGGCGGAGGCCCATAGCAACGGCGGGGCCGCGATGGACGGAGCGGGGGGATCCGGCGGTCCCGCCGCCCACAGGTGAGCGGGGctgcggctggggctggggcggcagCGTCCCCGGGGCCGAGCAGACCTGGGCGGGGGCTGCCTCGCGTGGCAGCAGCGCCCGGTGCCGGGATGAGCGGCCGCAGCGGGGCCCGGGCAAGCGGAGCCGCACGGCAGCGGCCACGCGGGTCGGCGCTGCCCCGGTGACATCTGCGTCCCGCTGGCGGGCGGCAGCCGCGCCGCCGCTTTATGTGCGGGTGTGTTCTATGTGCTTCGTTCGTCAAAGTTGGTGTGCATCATCTGAATGCTTTTAGATTAAACCGGTTTCCTGGTGTCTCGGTCCATGCTTGGTTTCTGGGCGCTGCTGTGAAGCGTTTTCGCCGTGTTATTcagcccctctgctcctcctAATGAAGCTCTCTGGGTATTTAGTATCACTCTGGTTGTGCCTttgcaaggaaaaaaggaggaataaCTGAAACGAACTCAACTGATGTAATAGGAAAAAGAGCTGTGAACTATGGAGAAGCGGTTTTGGAAAGACTTTATGCTTGTGGCACTTAAGTAGCTCAAAATCAAAATGATTTGAAATTAAATGTGAGTGTACTGGCAAGCAGAGAAAATGGGTTTTGGCAGAATTGGTGTGAttgtaaaaaaacccaggaaaaatcTATCTTTGTGCCTCTGTTTGGATAGGAAGAAGTAAAGTGAGAAACCTAATCTTTGGGTAGTGAAATGATAATGAACACAGTGTAGAAGAGAAACAGTATTTTCTATTACATACGTTGTTGCATTTGGTAATTAAGGAGGATGAAAAGCAACAATAGAGTTTCAAAGGGTCCTGTAATTGCTTGGATCCACCAAATATGCTATGGAACATTAGATTACTTCTTCATGCAGACTTGAAAGGCCTTGGGTTATCTAGCAATTCTGGAAACAATTTTTAAGGAAATGATGTCCAGATATGTGTAAGTTTCCCTGCACAGTAGACGTTTAAGTTTGACAAAGTTGACACTACAGGAAATAACACTGCTCTTCTGATAACAGTTCTACTGGCATAGTTTCTCTCTGCTGAGAAACTTGTCTCATGTGCTTTGCTGGGTGCCCCCCAGAAACAGGCTAACAATAATGGCAGGTCATGGGATAGCTGCTTCCCTCCCATCCCAGTTTATTAAATAAACATTATTAAAGAAACATCCATTTCTTTAGCCTTCTTAGTCCCCATGCTTAAGGTAAGAAAACTAGAATACACAAACCTAAAGAAAGGTACATAGGTTTAAAATAGATCTGTAAGGCTTGTTATTTTTAGAGGTGTTAATTTTTCTGAAGCATTCATCAGCATTGTAATAAATTTGAGGAAGACAAATGTCTGTATTCTTAGACAAAAATAGTAAAATTATCCAGGAGTTGTTAATCTGGTTACTAGAACTCTTGTTTGGTGAAATAATTGTCAGTTGTCAGTTGTCCACACAGTGGATCTTATGGAAAGGTAAATGTGATACGTAATAATTGGCACTTCATGGCAATGAAGATCCTACACGTAAAGCTTAACAAAGCTGTACCTGAGAACTGGttggcagcttttttttttttcttttttttgccattttttctcCCAGGGGTGGAATGCCTTTACTATTGAACAATGGGAAAAATACACATAAAGATATCGGAAGTATTTAATTTCTGATGGACAGAGTAGAATATTACCAGTCAAAAATTTAATGCATATTGTTTGGTTAGTGTGCTGTGGGATACATGATGATGGAGAGAGAGCAGAGATCTTAGATTTGGGCCATCTACAGGCTGTTACTTGCAAATACTGTGTTGTGTTAGACTTTCTTCCACTGGAACTGGCTGCAACTGGAATTGCTCAGCTTCATTTTAAAGTTTGGCTTTCAGGTAAACATGGCACAACTGTCCTAATGCTTTAGAAAATTATAAGCTTGATATTGCTGTTTTATGGTAAGTGCTAGACTGTCTGTCTTATTTGGGAAAGTCCATTTGGAGACTTACCATGAAATTATTAGTGTAGAAACACTCGGGTAAAAGTAATTCTAATTTACTGTAAGCTTTTGAAATATTGTGAAGGAAACTTGTTTCTTATGGCATGTATGTGCTTTAGAATCTCAGAGACCAATGGACTTTGCCCTTTTGCACAGTAACTACGCAGTGTACAGGAATACTTAGAGCTTCCCACATGCTGCATTCCAAATATGCTTCAGCTTCTGACTTGCAGATGTCATCATATAAGAGGAGCAGAATTTTCAAGGGGCAAAAATCTTGACTGAGTCTACAGAGACTACAAAACTGGATGTCAGCTACAGCGGTCCTGCCCTCATTTGGATGCTTGCTTGGGGTCCAGACATGCATCAGTTAGTGGCTTTCAGTTTCTGAACTCTGGAACTCTGGGATATTTCCTCAGTGTCTCCCAAAGTTAATGAAGAAAAACAGCCTGTTGCCAATAAGCTCAATTTCCAATATATTAAGAGCCCATGGATTAAGAGAAGTTGAAAACTTCAAAAGTGGTACTGTTGTCTGGCGAAAAGCCCTTTCCACGTTTTAAAAACTTGATTGTAGTTGAGGTTGTCAGGAATGTGCCTGCCCGGCTTGAGTATTTTGTATAAATGTAACATAATTTTGattttgaggagaaaaaagacaaaatacttTGCTAATTATTTTAGCTATACTTGTGAACCAGAGAAGATGGGTAAgtttaaaattccttttaaaaaccTCTCAGCATCTCTGTTAGTCTTTGGGCATTTTTATTTAGCCACCAGTGACCTTCTTAAAATTAACAAGCAATGTTTGTTAAATTCCAGGACTACAATTCTGTAAATCTTATCCTTGGATGAACGAGAATTGGCTTAATGGTCTGTTTGCTTCACCCTGTTCAGCTCTAAAAATTATAATGAAGAAATCTGTCTGAAGAGAGATAAATCTGGAAGTATTTTATAAGTACTCCTTGGAGTACAGATTCAACTGAAAAGAAAGCCTTTTGCAATTTGATTCTGCTGCTGTTAATGTGAATGAAGGAGTCACCTCACTTCTTCTGATGTAGACAGCACTGGCAAGAGAGAAAAGGGAACAATATGTGACTAAAATTTCTGAATACAATTTGAGATTCACTTAGTAACAGCAATTGCAAAGAGGTATCCTAAAGTTGAACCTTGTTTGAATTATCTCTTTAGTTTCTAGTTAGCTCTTTTCCCATCTCTTATCGCCTAGAATTTAGGTTACTGGTGACCCATTTTTTCAATAGAGAGCCATTacttttctcttctgcttgttttctttttttttttttttttaaatcaggatGTGGCATTTGTAGGAGGGAAAATTGCGCTGACTTAACATAATTATGACTTTGTATGTGTGAAAGCTTTCTGCAACCAGACTTGCACTGGGATAGCTCCAGACTCTTGTTTTGTTGATGAGGCACAGCTGAGTGATCTCCAAAATAAAACTGTGTTGTAATTGGGTCATGGGATGAA includes:
- the RHNO1 gene encoding RAD9, HUS1, RAD1-interacting nuclear orphan protein 1 → MPPKKKCTHKARKAELIFLEKPRAGPIHCYEAPLHLAENPRRVPTKPVDLNTSAAWVCPQFDTTKPVVLKACQKKRPDPHKPYNQDANHSSFHAGGACRGAVACRFPPLTFENPEGHAVPPLDDPNCLRKNAQCSPNQPKKGTAANSNIHVQSPEDCGELAPQPVEQEVPNPSDAEAAHVPSPRNGECCNTLSQSTHAWHPEAELPLGIDPCGRGEAAAVLVTDTPEHEYGLKVTWRRRPHIMKHLRQQGKLSAADILVKADMELPRRQAHT